One genomic segment of Streptomyces sp. RKND-216 includes these proteins:
- a CDS encoding DUF6493 family protein, which yields MTTEITRLHGRLADRPSRAEELFPLVAELTRLSGGPPPISDGFVRGWVRGRSSVRRRDARDTLTARLRLDPFLTALVPRLFEAQDAGAVLAQFGWSEPLAALAGEGVLDRAALLDGAVARLLRGDRPGNLRFFRDLLTALAPGDDELAARERDWVRLAADAPTAMADDAQRTLRRLWEARRLAAESLAEASRGVLFRSERRLVCAQLVLLGKAMSRDPKAVSVLLPVTTEAFGHPDAEVQERALGLAARHWRKTDPAARSEMASAAALLGPSLRRRAAEQFGGVAEVPEEEPHEELLPPAPEPARGPRAGDGGRTGRGGRGGVEPRLDAGRRPRVRARAGRPRPARPPGPGGAG from the coding sequence ATGACGACGGAAATCACCCGTCTTCATGGCCGCCTCGCCGACCGCCCCTCACGCGCCGAGGAGCTGTTCCCCCTCGTCGCGGAGCTGACCCGGCTCTCCGGCGGTCCGCCGCCGATATCGGACGGGTTCGTCCGCGGCTGGGTGCGGGGCCGGTCCTCGGTGCGCCGCCGCGACGCCCGGGACACGCTGACGGCCCGCCTGCGCCTCGACCCGTTCCTCACCGCGCTGGTGCCCCGGCTGTTCGAGGCGCAGGACGCGGGCGCCGTACTGGCGCAGTTCGGATGGTCCGAGCCGCTCGCCGCGCTGGCGGGTGAGGGCGTGCTCGACCGTGCGGCCCTGCTGGACGGTGCGGTGGCCCGCCTGCTGCGCGGGGACCGGCCGGGGAACCTGCGGTTCTTTCGCGACCTGCTCACCGCGCTGGCCCCGGGCGACGACGAACTGGCCGCGCGCGAACGGGACTGGGTGCGGCTCGCGGCCGACGCGCCGACCGCCATGGCGGACGACGCGCAGCGGACGCTGCGCCGGCTGTGGGAAGCCCGGCGGCTGGCGGCGGAGTCGCTGGCGGAGGCGTCCCGAGGGGTGCTCTTCCGCAGCGAACGGAGGCTGGTGTGCGCACAGTTGGTGCTGCTGGGCAAGGCGATGAGCCGTGACCCGAAGGCCGTATCCGTGCTGCTCCCCGTCACCACCGAGGCGTTCGGCCACCCGGACGCCGAGGTCCAGGAGCGGGCGCTGGGGCTGGCCGCCCGGCACTGGCGGAAGACGGACCCCGCGGCACGGTCCGAGATGGCGTCCGCCGCCGCGCTGCTGGGCCCCTCGCTCCGCCGCCGCGCCGCCGAGCAGTTCGGCGGGGTCGCGGAGGTACCGGAGGAGGAACCGCACGAGGAGCTGCTGCCGCCCGCGCCGGAACCCGCGCGCGGCCCCCGCGCCGGAGACGGTGGACGAACTGGTCGAGGAGGTCGCGGCGGCGTCGAACCGCGGCTGGACGCCGGCCGGCGTCCCCGCGTTCGAGCGCGTGCTGGACGGCCTCGTCCGGCACGCCCACCGGGACCGGGCGGGGCTGGCTGA
- the fdhD gene encoding formate dehydrogenase accessory sulfurtransferase FdhD, whose product MGRVTARHRVVRIRDGAVSERPDTLVVEEPLEIRLNGRRLAVTMRTPGDDFALAAGFLVSEGVVAAAGEVAHIRYCAGATEDGANTYNVVDVRLADGVPVPEVSLERNVYTTSSCGLCGKASLEAVRTTARWRPEQGSAAPLHLTPAVLSGLPDTLRSAQRVFDRTGGLHAAALFSPAGELLDLREDVGRHNAVDKLVGRALREGLLPLAGAVLMVSGRASFELVQKAVMAGIPALAAVSAPSSLAVELADETGMTLVGFLRGSSMNVYAGAGRLEPLPVQSPAP is encoded by the coding sequence ATGGGACGGGTCACCGCACGACACCGCGTCGTCCGCATCCGGGACGGCGCCGTCTCGGAACGGCCGGACACGCTGGTGGTCGAGGAGCCGCTGGAGATCCGGCTGAACGGGCGGCGGCTGGCGGTGACCATGCGCACCCCCGGCGACGACTTCGCGCTGGCGGCGGGCTTCCTGGTCAGCGAGGGCGTGGTCGCCGCCGCGGGCGAGGTCGCGCACATCCGCTACTGCGCGGGCGCGACCGAGGACGGCGCGAACACCTACAACGTCGTCGACGTGCGGCTGGCGGACGGCGTCCCGGTGCCGGAGGTCTCGCTGGAACGGAACGTCTACACCACTTCCTCCTGCGGCCTGTGCGGGAAGGCGAGCCTGGAGGCCGTGCGCACCACCGCGCGCTGGCGGCCCGAGCAGGGCTCGGCGGCGCCGCTGCACCTCACGCCCGCGGTCCTCAGCGGCCTGCCGGACACCCTGCGCTCCGCGCAGCGCGTCTTCGACCGCACCGGCGGGCTGCACGCGGCCGCGCTGTTCTCCCCCGCCGGTGAGCTGCTCGACCTACGGGAGGACGTGGGCCGGCACAACGCGGTGGACAAGCTGGTCGGCCGCGCACTGCGCGAAGGGCTCCTGCCGCTGGCGGGAGCAGTGCTGATGGTGTCCGGGCGGGCGTCGTTCGAGCTGGTTCAGAAGGCCGTGATGGCGGGCATCCCGGCGCTGGCCGCCGTGTCCGCACCCTCGTCGCTGGCCGTGGAGCTGGCGGACGAGACGGGCATGACCCTCGTCGGCTTCCTGCGCGGCAGCTCGATGAACGTCTACGCCGGTGCCGGACGGCTGGAGCCGCTGCCGGTTCAGTCGCCGGCCCCGTAG
- a CDS encoding sulfotransferase, which yields MRDPRTQTVGKGLRRRGRLLAEALRPPGGAAVRPRPPARPDREEKGYVAPHAGRLVASPVFLLSPVRSGSTLLRVLLNSHSRIRAPHEMHLRTVHVRMGRDFTPGAMRELELDKEELEHLLWDRVLHLELERSGKSLIVDKTPPNTLIWPRLDRCWPQARYLFLLRHPAAIVSSLVNRRQDPDPAQIHDEVLAYAERLEEARQSLTGLTVRYEELTAEPEKVTREICRHLGVEWEAGMLDYGSRDHGAFRPHIGDWSSNIRSGRIQPARSGATLDGLPPRLARLAETWGYGAGD from the coding sequence ATGCGGGACCCGCGCACACAGACCGTCGGCAAGGGACTGCGGCGCCGGGGCCGGCTGCTCGCCGAGGCGCTGCGGCCCCCCGGCGGAGCAGCCGTGCGGCCCCGGCCCCCCGCCCGCCCCGACCGAGAGGAGAAAGGGTACGTCGCGCCGCACGCCGGCCGGCTGGTCGCGTCGCCGGTTTTCCTGCTCTCCCCGGTGCGTTCGGGCTCCACCCTGCTGCGGGTCCTGCTCAACAGCCACTCGCGAATCCGCGCCCCGCACGAGATGCATCTGCGCACCGTGCACGTGCGGATGGGCCGCGACTTCACCCCGGGCGCGATGCGCGAACTGGAACTGGACAAGGAGGAGCTGGAGCACCTGCTGTGGGACCGCGTGCTGCATCTGGAGCTGGAGCGCAGCGGCAAGAGCCTGATCGTCGACAAGACCCCGCCCAACACGCTGATCTGGCCCCGGCTGGACCGCTGCTGGCCGCAGGCGCGCTACCTGTTCCTGCTGCGCCATCCGGCGGCGATCGTCAGCTCGCTGGTCAACCGCCGTCAGGACCCGGACCCGGCGCAGATCCACGACGAGGTGCTCGCGTACGCGGAACGGCTGGAGGAGGCCCGGCAGAGCCTCACCGGCCTGACCGTGCGCTACGAGGAACTCACCGCGGAGCCGGAGAAGGTCACCCGGGAGATCTGCCGGCACCTCGGCGTCGAATGGGAGGCGGGCATGCTCGACTACGGAAGCCGCGACCACGGCGCGTTCCGTCCGCACATCGGCGACTGGAGCAGCAACATCCGGTCCGGGCGGATCCAGCCCGCGCGCAGCGGCGCCACCCTCGACGGCCTGCCGCCGCGGCTGGCGCGCCTCGCCGAGACCTGGGGCTACGGGGCCGGCGACTGA
- a CDS encoding AMP-dependent synthetase/ligase, with the protein MREITVPAVVTEPQVGGLADAVFDNAAADPDRVALARKDEDGVWRDVTAGAFRDQVLALAKGLLAQGVRFGDRVAIMSRTRYEWTLFDFALWTVGAQPVPVYPTSSAEQVYWMLHDAGVSAAVVEHEDHAMTIGSVVDRLPGLGRLWQLDAGAEAELTAAGAHLGDEVVHRHRLALTPDTVATVIYTSGTTGRPKGCVLTHANFMAETDNIVTRYEPVFRSRPGDEAATLLFLPLAHVFGRMVEVAAIRGRVRLGHQPNLNAAALLPDLEAFRPTFILAVPYIFERVFGAARRKAELEGRATAFDKAVDVAVRYAEAAEQRAFGKGPGPGAGLRVQHQFFDKVVYGKLRAALGGRCVHAMSGGSAMERRLGLFFDGAGVRIFEGYGLTETTAAATANPPEQTRFGTVGRPVPGTTVRIADDGEVWLRGGQVFGGYLNNPQATAATLHDGWLASGDLGHLDEDGYLTITGRKKEVLVTSGGKTVSPVALEDRVRAHPLVGQCIVVGNDRPYVSALVTLDAEAVEHWLAMRHKPRMGPAELVRDPDLETEIRRAVVAANTQVSKPESIRTFRILAAQFTEEEGMLTPSLKLRRNAIEKAYAVEIEALYQG; encoded by the coding sequence TTGCGCGAGATCACCGTCCCCGCCGTGGTGACGGAGCCGCAGGTCGGCGGACTGGCGGATGCCGTCTTCGACAACGCCGCTGCGGACCCGGACCGGGTCGCCCTGGCCCGCAAGGACGAGGACGGTGTGTGGCGCGACGTGACCGCGGGCGCGTTCCGCGATCAGGTGCTCGCGCTCGCGAAGGGCCTCCTGGCACAGGGGGTGCGGTTCGGCGACCGGGTCGCGATCATGTCGCGCACGCGGTACGAGTGGACGCTCTTCGACTTCGCGCTGTGGACCGTCGGCGCGCAGCCCGTCCCGGTGTACCCGACGTCCTCCGCGGAGCAGGTGTACTGGATGCTGCACGACGCGGGCGTGTCCGCGGCGGTCGTGGAGCACGAGGACCACGCCATGACGATCGGGTCGGTGGTGGACCGGCTGCCGGGCCTGGGCCGGCTGTGGCAGCTGGACGCGGGCGCCGAGGCGGAGCTGACGGCCGCCGGGGCGCATCTGGGCGACGAGGTGGTGCACCGGCACCGGTTGGCGCTCACCCCGGACACCGTGGCGACCGTCATCTACACCTCCGGCACCACGGGACGGCCCAAGGGGTGCGTGCTCACGCACGCCAACTTCATGGCCGAGACGGACAACATCGTCACCCGCTACGAGCCGGTGTTCCGCTCCCGGCCCGGCGACGAGGCGGCGACCCTGCTCTTCCTGCCGCTCGCGCACGTCTTCGGCAGGATGGTGGAGGTGGCGGCGATCCGCGGGCGGGTGCGGCTCGGCCACCAGCCGAACCTGAACGCGGCCGCGCTGCTGCCCGACCTGGAGGCGTTCCGCCCGACGTTCATCCTCGCCGTCCCCTACATCTTCGAGCGGGTCTTCGGGGCGGCCCGGCGGAAGGCGGAGCTGGAGGGCAGGGCCACGGCGTTCGACAAGGCCGTCGACGTGGCCGTCCGGTACGCGGAGGCGGCCGAGCAGCGCGCGTTCGGCAAAGGGCCGGGGCCCGGCGCCGGGCTGCGGGTGCAGCACCAGTTCTTCGACAAGGTCGTGTACGGCAAGCTGCGGGCCGCGCTGGGCGGCAGGTGCGTGCACGCGATGTCGGGCGGCAGCGCGATGGAGAGGCGGCTGGGGCTGTTCTTCGACGGAGCGGGGGTGCGCATCTTCGAGGGGTACGGCCTGACCGAGACCACGGCCGCGGCGACGGCGAACCCGCCCGAGCAGACCCGGTTCGGGACGGTGGGCAGGCCCGTTCCCGGCACCACCGTGCGCATCGCGGACGACGGCGAGGTGTGGCTGCGCGGCGGCCAGGTCTTCGGCGGCTACCTGAACAACCCGCAGGCCACCGCGGCGACGCTGCACGACGGCTGGCTGGCCAGCGGCGACCTCGGGCACCTGGACGAGGACGGGTACCTGACGATCACCGGCCGGAAGAAGGAGGTGCTGGTGACCTCCGGCGGCAAGACCGTCTCACCGGTCGCGCTGGAGGACCGGGTACGCGCGCACCCGTTGGTCGGGCAGTGCATCGTGGTGGGCAACGACCGGCCGTACGTGTCGGCGCTGGTCACCCTGGACGCGGAGGCCGTGGAGCACTGGCTCGCCATGCGGCACAAGCCGCGGATGGGCCCGGCGGAGCTGGTGCGCGACCCCGATCTGGAGACGGAGATCCGGCGGGCCGTGGTGGCGGCCAACACGCAGGTGTCCAAGCCCGAGTCGATCCGCACCTTCCGCATCCTGGCGGCGCAGTTCACCGAGGAGGAGGGCATGCTGACGCCGTCCCTGAAACTGAGGCGGAACGCGATCGAGAAGGCGTACGCGGTCGAGATCGAGGCCCTGTACCAGGGGTGA
- a CDS encoding aldo/keto reductase, with product MPQLGFGVWQVPDDEAADAVGAALEAGYRSIDTAAIYENEKGTGRALAASGIPREDLFVTTKLWNSEQGYDATLRAFDASLARLGLEHVDLYLIHWPVPEQDRYVDTWKAFERILADGRARAVGVSNFNPAHLQRVIDETATVPALNQIELHPRLQQPVPRAFHADHGIATEAWSPLGQGKDLLQDPVLGGIARKHGVTVAQVVLRWHLQTGNVVIPKSVTPSRIRENIDVFGFELDAEDRERIAALDAGARLGPDPDTMNWLG from the coding sequence ATGCCCCAGCTCGGCTTCGGCGTGTGGCAGGTGCCCGACGACGAGGCGGCCGACGCGGTCGGCGCCGCGCTCGAGGCCGGGTACCGCAGCATCGACACCGCCGCGATCTACGAGAACGAGAAGGGCACCGGGCGCGCGCTGGCCGCCTCCGGCATTCCGCGTGAGGACCTGTTCGTCACGACCAAGCTGTGGAACAGCGAGCAGGGCTACGACGCGACGCTCCGCGCCTTCGACGCCTCACTGGCCCGCCTCGGCCTGGAGCACGTCGACCTGTACCTCATCCACTGGCCGGTGCCCGAGCAGGATCGGTACGTCGACACCTGGAAGGCCTTCGAGCGCATCCTGGCCGACGGCCGCGCCCGCGCCGTCGGCGTGTCGAATTTCAACCCGGCCCACCTCCAGCGGGTGATCGACGAGACCGCCACCGTGCCGGCGCTCAACCAGATCGAGCTGCACCCGCGGCTCCAGCAGCCCGTTCCCCGCGCCTTCCACGCCGACCACGGCATCGCCACCGAGGCCTGGTCGCCGCTGGGCCAGGGGAAGGACCTGCTGCAGGACCCGGTGCTCGGCGGGATCGCGCGGAAGCACGGTGTCACGGTCGCGCAGGTCGTGCTGCGCTGGCACCTCCAGACGGGCAACGTGGTGATCCCGAAGTCGGTCACCCCCTCCCGCATCCGGGAGAACATCGACGTGTTCGGGTTCGAGCTGGACGCGGAGGACCGGGAGCGGATCGCCGCCCTGGATGCGGGAGCCCGCCTGGGGCCGGACCCGGACACCATGAACTGGCTGGGCTGA
- a CDS encoding sigma-70 family RNA polymerase sigma factor, producing MRHDARLTDAPREPGPDLPELLGQVARGDQKAFATVYEAVAGPVMGLVRSILRDPAQSEEVAQEVLVEVWRCAARYQPERGSAMSWVMTLAHRRAVDRVRSAQAASNREHRAALLDRTPAFDEVTEQVEARLEREQVRRCMRTLTEVQHESVTLAYYRGHTYREVAELLALPLGTVKTRLRDGLIRLRDCLGVSV from the coding sequence ATGAGGCACGACGCGCGGCTCACCGACGCCCCCCGGGAGCCGGGTCCCGACCTTCCCGAGCTGCTGGGACAGGTGGCGCGGGGCGACCAGAAGGCGTTCGCCACCGTCTACGAGGCCGTGGCCGGGCCCGTCATGGGCCTGGTCCGCAGCATTCTGCGGGACCCGGCGCAGTCCGAGGAGGTCGCGCAGGAGGTGCTGGTGGAGGTCTGGCGGTGCGCCGCGCGCTACCAGCCCGAACGCGGCAGCGCCATGTCCTGGGTGATGACGCTGGCACACCGCCGGGCCGTGGACCGCGTACGGTCGGCGCAGGCGGCGAGCAACCGGGAGCATCGTGCGGCCCTGCTGGACCGTACGCCCGCGTTCGACGAGGTCACCGAGCAGGTGGAGGCGCGACTGGAACGCGAGCAGGTGCGCCGCTGCATGCGGACCCTGACCGAGGTCCAGCACGAGTCGGTGACGCTGGCCTACTACCGCGGCCATACCTACCGTGAGGTGGCGGAGCTGCTGGCGCTGCCGCTGGGAACGGTGAAGACACGCCTGCGGGACGGACTGATCCGCCTGCGCGACTGCCTGGGGGTGAGCGTATGA
- a CDS encoding anti-sigma factor has translation MTTADLHTLTGAYSVHALPDAEREEFQRHLGACESCTQEVRELSATAAKLGLASALTPPPALRERVLAEIANVRQEPPQVPRSHRRSGGGSSGRVRRLPRFALAASIAAAAALGGVSVWQYQLAQDAQERAAQAEQRGETIARVLAAEDARVAVGELPDGASGSVVVSRSEDRAAFFASGMPEAPQGKVYQLWFSDHGTMRPAGLMESGERTGAVLMEGPVGDATGMGITVEPAGGSEQPTSEPVALMELPA, from the coding sequence ATGACCACGGCCGATCTGCACACGCTGACCGGCGCCTACAGCGTTCATGCGCTGCCGGACGCCGAGCGCGAGGAGTTCCAGCGGCACCTCGGGGCGTGCGAGTCCTGCACGCAGGAGGTGCGCGAGCTGAGCGCGACGGCCGCCAAGCTGGGCCTCGCCTCCGCGCTCACACCGCCTCCGGCGCTGCGCGAGCGGGTGCTCGCCGAGATCGCCAACGTGCGCCAGGAACCGCCGCAGGTCCCCCGGTCGCACCGGCGGTCCGGCGGCGGGAGTTCCGGCCGGGTGCGGCGGCTGCCGCGGTTCGCCCTCGCGGCGTCGATCGCCGCGGCGGCGGCGCTCGGCGGTGTCTCCGTCTGGCAGTACCAGCTCGCACAGGACGCGCAGGAACGAGCCGCGCAGGCCGAACAGCGCGGCGAGACCATCGCCCGGGTACTGGCGGCCGAGGATGCCCGGGTCGCGGTCGGAGAGCTGCCCGACGGCGCCAGCGGCTCGGTCGTGGTCTCGCGCAGCGAGGACAGGGCCGCGTTCTTCGCCTCCGGGATGCCGGAGGCACCCCAGGGCAAGGTCTACCAGCTCTGGTTCAGCGACCACGGCACGATGCGGCCGGCCGGCCTCATGGAGTCCGGTGAACGGACCGGGGCCGTGCTGATGGAGGGCCCGGTCGGGGACGCGACCGGGATGGGCATCACGGTGGAGCCCGCGGGGGGCTCCGAGCAGCCCACGTCGGAACCGGTGGCGCTGATGGAGCTGCCGGCCTGA
- a CDS encoding molybdopterin-dependent oxidoreductase, whose translation MRPALGALSGLLAGCAALAVAQFTAVFVRPEAAPLNAVGDAVIEQSPPAVTQFGLDTFGSNNKLVLEIGTLTLTGLFALGLGLLALRHRRLASVGVLLFGVVGVAAALSRTDAAALDALPSVLGGLAGAGVLYLLSGRLGADTTDGTDATEAAAGGRTVASVPGTTPEGAEEEAEQPAVMRPSGAGRWDFDRRGFVIAATTAAVASAGAGAAGLELGGSSSAAASRRRVRLPRPDDAARPIPAGAGLKVPGVSRFTTPNGDFYRVDTALVVPKVDATTWRLRLHGRGVREPVTYRFRDLLERRLIERDITMTCVSNPVGGNYVGTARWIGVPLAALLREAGVRPPSEGGRADQIVARSVDGMTIGTPVETVMDGRDAMLAVGMNGQPLPFDNGFPVRMLVPGLYGYVSACKWIEDIELTTFDAYDAYWVRRNWAAKAPIKTQSRIDTPKPFASPEAGTVPVAGVAWAQHRGISRVEVRVDGGPWREARLAEQAGVDTWRQWVWEWPATTGSHTLEVRATDGDGEVQAGERAGTVPDGATGWHSVVVDVS comes from the coding sequence ATGCGTCCGGCGCTGGGCGCGCTGAGCGGCCTGCTGGCCGGATGCGCGGCCCTGGCCGTGGCGCAGTTCACCGCCGTCTTCGTACGCCCGGAGGCGGCACCGCTGAACGCGGTGGGCGACGCGGTGATCGAGCAGTCGCCGCCAGCGGTGACCCAGTTCGGCCTGGACACGTTCGGCTCGAACAACAAGCTGGTGCTGGAGATCGGCACGCTCACGCTGACCGGGCTGTTCGCGCTCGGACTCGGCCTGCTGGCGCTTCGGCACCGGCGGCTCGCCTCCGTGGGAGTACTGCTCTTCGGCGTCGTCGGGGTCGCGGCGGCGCTCAGCAGGACGGACGCCGCCGCGCTCGACGCGCTGCCGTCGGTGCTGGGCGGACTCGCCGGGGCAGGGGTGCTGTACCTGCTCAGCGGCCGTCTCGGCGCCGACACCACCGATGGGACCGACGCGACCGAGGCTGCTGCGGGCGGCCGTACCGTGGCCTCCGTGCCGGGCACGACGCCCGAGGGAGCCGAGGAGGAGGCGGAGCAGCCGGCGGTGATGCGCCCCTCGGGCGCGGGCCGGTGGGATTTCGACCGGCGGGGCTTCGTGATCGCCGCGACGACCGCTGCGGTGGCCTCCGCGGGCGCGGGCGCAGCGGGGCTCGAGCTGGGCGGCAGCTCCTCGGCCGCCGCGTCCCGGCGCCGGGTGCGCCTGCCGCGCCCGGACGACGCCGCGCGGCCGATCCCCGCCGGCGCCGGCCTGAAGGTGCCGGGGGTGAGCCGGTTCACCACGCCGAACGGCGACTTCTACCGCGTCGACACCGCACTGGTGGTGCCGAAGGTCGACGCCACGACGTGGCGTCTGCGACTGCACGGCCGCGGAGTACGCGAGCCGGTCACGTACCGCTTCCGGGACCTGCTCGAGCGGCGCCTGATCGAGCGGGACATCACCATGACCTGCGTCTCCAACCCGGTGGGCGGCAACTACGTGGGTACCGCGCGGTGGATCGGCGTCCCCTTGGCGGCGCTGCTGCGGGAGGCCGGCGTGCGGCCGCCGTCCGAGGGTGGCCGGGCCGACCAGATCGTCGCCCGCTCGGTCGACGGCATGACCATCGGCACCCCGGTGGAGACCGTGATGGACGGGCGTGACGCGATGCTGGCGGTCGGCATGAACGGACAGCCGCTGCCCTTCGACAACGGTTTCCCGGTGCGGATGCTGGTGCCCGGCCTGTACGGCTACGTCTCCGCCTGCAAATGGATCGAGGACATCGAACTCACGACGTTCGACGCCTACGACGCCTACTGGGTGCGCAGGAACTGGGCGGCGAAGGCGCCGATCAAGACCCAGTCGCGCATCGACACCCCCAAGCCGTTCGCCTCGCCGGAGGCGGGCACCGTGCCGGTGGCCGGTGTCGCCTGGGCCCAGCACCGCGGCATCAGCCGGGTGGAGGTCCGCGTCGACGGAGGCCCGTGGCGGGAGGCGCGGCTGGCCGAGCAGGCCGGCGTCGACACCTGGCGCCAGTGGGTGTGGGAGTGGCCCGCCACAACCGGGTCGCACACGCTCGAGGTCCGCGCCACGGACGGCGACGGCGAGGTACAGGCCGGTGAGCGCGCCGGGACCGTACCCGACGGCGCGACCGGATGGCACTCGGTGGTGGTCGACGTGAGCTGA
- a CDS encoding fasciclin domain-containing protein — protein sequence MNATRVRRAAVATVAAAVLPLSITACGSDGGDSGSGSGSSSSEEKKRDQGQKNEETGGATQADGPFGPACQSVPKDGAGSFDGMAKDSVATAASNNPALSTLVTAVKKAGLVDTLNNAENITVFAPANAAFEAVPEEDLNSLLNDKEALTKVLTYHVVGEKLTPADLEDGSYDTLAKEKLTVSGSGEDFTVNDGAGVVCGNVQTANATVYIIDGVLMPKM from the coding sequence ATGAACGCCACCCGTGTACGCCGTGCCGCCGTCGCCACCGTCGCCGCCGCCGTCCTGCCCCTGAGCATCACCGCCTGCGGCAGCGACGGCGGGGACAGCGGCTCCGGCTCCGGGTCGTCCTCCTCCGAGGAGAAGAAGCGGGACCAGGGCCAGAAGAACGAGGAGACCGGCGGCGCGACCCAGGCCGACGGCCCGTTCGGCCCGGCCTGCCAGTCGGTGCCGAAGGACGGCGCCGGGTCCTTCGACGGCATGGCTAAGGACTCGGTCGCCACCGCGGCGTCGAACAACCCGGCGCTGTCGACGCTGGTCACGGCCGTGAAGAAGGCCGGGCTGGTCGACACGCTCAACAACGCCGAGAACATCACGGTGTTCGCGCCTGCCAACGCCGCGTTCGAGGCCGTCCCGGAGGAGGACCTCAACTCGCTGCTCAACGACAAGGAGGCCCTCACCAAGGTCCTCACCTACCACGTGGTCGGCGAGAAGCTGACCCCGGCGGACCTGGAGGACGGCAGCTACGACACCCTGGCCAAGGAGAAGCTCACCGTCTCCGGCTCGGGTGAGGACTTCACCGTCAACGACGGCGCCGGCGTCGTCTGCGGCAACGTGCAGACCGCCAACGCGACCGTCTACATCATCGACGGCGTGCTGATGCCGAAGATGTGA
- a CDS encoding 4a-hydroxytetrahydrobiopterin dehydratase — protein sequence MAPEALSRQQIDEALSGLPGWQADGDTLARTYAFDTHLPAAAMALHVAMIQDELNHHAELTLGYNRLGIAVNTHSAGGRITELDTALARRITDIAAGHGAR from the coding sequence ATGGCACCCGAGGCCCTGTCCCGGCAGCAGATCGACGAGGCGCTGTCCGGGCTTCCCGGCTGGCAGGCCGACGGCGACACCCTCGCCCGCACCTACGCGTTCGACACGCACCTGCCCGCCGCCGCCATGGCCCTGCACGTCGCGATGATCCAGGACGAACTGAACCATCACGCCGAACTGACCCTCGGCTACAACCGTCTGGGCATCGCGGTGAACACGCACAGCGCCGGCGGGCGGATCACGGAGCTCGACACGGCACTGGCCCGCCGGATCACGGACATCGCGGCGGGCCACGGCGCGCGCTGA